The genomic window ATAgttagtaaaagaaaatatcagtACGAACAAGAAGTCAAAGAAAATCCTTCTAATTATGATGCTTGGTTCGATTATCTAAGATTAGTAGAATCTGAAGGAAATGTTGAAGTTGTAAGAGAAACATATGAACGAGCTATAGCAAATGTTCCTCCTACCAAggtaaaatgaattttttatttatattttaacaattctGAAGTCATACTGAAGTTCCTttccataaaataaattttttaaaggaGAAGCAATATTGGAGACGATATATCTATCTGTGGATAAATTATGCTTTGTATGAAGAACTTGATACggaagatatagatagatgtCGTCAAGTTTACAggtagaatttattttatataaaattattgttacatGTGAAGGtaactttataatattttttattttttagaaccTGTTTAGAACTCATTCCACATAaacattttacattttctaagATATGGCTATTTTATGCATATTTCGAAATACGGCAAAAAAATTTGACTGTAGCGAGAAAAACATTGGTATgtcattattataacaatgttttttcttatttataagtattgaattattgtatttttaaatatttaatttcatttaatttaggGTATGGCATTGGGTGTTTGTCCTAGAGATAAATTGTACCGTGGTTACATTGATTTAGAGATACAACTCAGAGAATTTGATAGATGCAGGATTCTGTATGAAAAATTCCTTGAATTTGGACCTGAAAACTGCACAACGTGGATGAAAGTAAACTACTTTTCTTATagtaatatttatcttatttttcattttattttatttaattattatatagtttgTCTATGTAGTTTGCAGAATTAGAAACTTTATTAGGGGATGTTGACCGTGCTAGAGCTATTTATGAATTAGCTGTATCTCAACCAAGGTAAGTTATATTTCTAGAAAttgcaattaaatataattgaagttggatttttcttttatttttattttctatcaaagATATGTTTAatatctctattatttttattatttaggtTGGATATGCCTGAACTTTTATGGAAATCATATATAGATTTTGAAATATCTCaagatgaaatagaaaatgctAGACAACTATTTGAGAGATTATTAGAACGAACTCTTCATGTCAAAGTAAGTTTGATTTCGtgatatgattatatatatattaaacttgATACTTATGAATATTCTGACACATTGTATTACAGGTTTGGATAGCGTATGCTAAATTTGAATTAGGTAATTCTTCATCGGAAGATGGTGTTGATAATGTTACTTTAGCTCGTAGAATATTTGAACGTGGGAATGATGCATTACGTTCAAATGGTGATAAAGAAAGTAGAGTATTACTTTTGGAAGCATGGAGAGATTTCGAAAATGAGAaaggagacgaagaaaatCAGACTAAAATTATTGCCAAAATGCCTAGAAGAattaaacgaagaagacgaattGTTGGAGAAGATGGAGTATgtagattaatattaaatagttTAGGAggaatttaaattaaaacgatactaatcttttttatcatttcagaATGATGGATGGGAAGAAATATTTGACTTCGTATTTCCAGAAGATGAATCCCAAAGACCAAATCTTAAATTTTTGGCATCAGCGAAAGCGTGGATGAAGCAAAAAATTTCTAGTGAAACTGTTCAAAGTGGAAATAAACAATTAGAAACcgacaattaaaaataatctatatcttttacattattataatatttatatactgcaaaatagataatatagatatagtgtataatttaatatttatcttgaCTCATTCATAGAATGTAAATGATGTGAAATTATGCTTTGATACTTTTTCAATGTAAATAcagtttataatttataagaaacaaCAATTTtcagtaatttatattaaaaatttttatatttaatttaatataatcacTTTTAAATAACTTATATTTAAAAGTGATTATATGGGGTTTTACAATATATCTTGATTTCAAATAATTGTCATAAcgtgattaaatatttcttaacagaagaagaatatagacaatttttttgttaattataaaaattatgtacaaTATACTCAActcttaaattatttctaaacaaTCGCTAtagtaaataagaatatttttgtacACTTTATTTGTCGAAGTGTAGAGTATTCTTTTATAGTaagttattttcatatattttacatattatatgcaaataaaagtatatttgataaatatgtttaatatatacgtgaaatatattttatagatacgttatatgtgtatatgcagATGCATAGACTGCTTTTTTGCCAtgtatatttaacattttaaaaaatcaatatttataaaaataaaatataatattatctattatttttgaagattTATGTCATATAATcagttcgtttattttttgtttgttactatcaaatatcttttttaaaaatcatttgtaattctttattgaatttctgaaaataaacatcatttcatatttctataatattataacggAGAGTGAATAAGATATTGTAGTAGAGTTGAGCATTTTAATCACtatcatacataaatacacatacaggcatatacatatatttctaaaatatacacataatgtAGAAGATAACTttttatgaaacaaaaaagaataaacatgggaagaagaaaaaagaa from Vespula vulgaris chromosome 13, iyVesVulg1.1, whole genome shotgun sequence includes these protein-coding regions:
- the LOC127068545 gene encoding protein crooked neck isoform X1, which translates into the protein MEKSQKMPKVAKVKNKAPAEIQITAEQLLREAKERDLEILPPPPKQKISDPHELADYQHRKRKMYEDNIRKNRMVITNWIKYAQWEESQKQIKRARFFEYKKYFICPIYFRSIYERALDVDHRNITLWLKYTEMEMRNRQINHARNLWDRAVTILPRANQFWYKYTYMEEMLENIAGARQVFERWMEWEPDEQAWQTYIKFELRYKEIQRAREIYERFVMVHPDVKHWIKYARFEESHGFINGARKVYERAVNFFGDESLDERLFIAFARFEEAQREHDRARIIYKYALDNISKERTEEIYKAYTIHEKKYGDRSGIEDVIVSKRKYQYEQEVKENPSNYDAWFDYLRLVESEGNVEVVRETYERAIANVPPTKEKQYWRRYIYLWINYALYEELDTEDIDRCRQVYRTCLELIPHKHFTFSKIWLFYAYFEIRQKNLTVARKTLGMALGVCPRDKLYRGYIDLEIQLREFDRCRILYEKFLEFGPENCTTWMKFAELETLLGDVDRARAIYELAVSQPRLDMPELLWKSYIDFEISQDEIENARQLFERLLERTLHVKVWIAYAKFELGNSSSEDGVDNVTLARRIFERGNDALRSNGDKESRVLLLEAWRDFENEKGDEENQTKIIAKMPRRIKRRRRIVGEDGNDGWEEIFDFVFPEDESQRPNLKFLASAKAWMKQKISSETVQSGNKQLETDN
- the LOC127068545 gene encoding protein crooked neck isoform X2; this encodes MEKSQKMPKVAKVKNKAPAEIQITAEQLLREAKERDLEILPPPPKQKISDPHELADYQHRKRKMYEDNIRKNRMVITNWIKYAQWEESQKQIKRARSIYERALDVDHRNITLWLKYTEMEMRNRQINHARNLWDRAVTILPRANQFWYKYTYMEEMLENIAGARQVFERWMEWEPDEQAWQTYIKFELRYKEIQRAREIYERFVMVHPDVKHWIKYARFEESHGFINGARKVYERAVNFFGDESLDERLFIAFARFEEAQREHDRARIIYKYALDNISKERTEEIYKAYTIHEKKYGDRSGIEDVIVSKRKYQYEQEVKENPSNYDAWFDYLRLVESEGNVEVVRETYERAIANVPPTKEKQYWRRYIYLWINYALYEELDTEDIDRCRQVYRTCLELIPHKHFTFSKIWLFYAYFEIRQKNLTVARKTLGMALGVCPRDKLYRGYIDLEIQLREFDRCRILYEKFLEFGPENCTTWMKFAELETLLGDVDRARAIYELAVSQPRLDMPELLWKSYIDFEISQDEIENARQLFERLLERTLHVKVWIAYAKFELGNSSSEDGVDNVTLARRIFERGNDALRSNGDKESRVLLLEAWRDFENEKGDEENQTKIIAKMPRRIKRRRRIVGEDGNDGWEEIFDFVFPEDESQRPNLKFLASAKAWMKQKISSETVQSGNKQLETDN
- the LOC127068545 gene encoding protein crooked neck isoform X3; translation: MEMRNRQINHARNLWDRAVTILPRANQFWYKYTYMEEMLENIAGARQVFERWMEWEPDEQAWQTYIKFELRYKEIQRAREIYERFVMVHPDVKHWIKYARFEESHGFINGARKVYERAVNFFGDESLDERLFIAFARFEEAQREHDRARIIYKYALDNISKERTEEIYKAYTIHEKKYGDRSGIEDVIVSKRKYQYEQEVKENPSNYDAWFDYLRLVESEGNVEVVRETYERAIANVPPTKEKQYWRRYIYLWINYALYEELDTEDIDRCRQVYRTCLELIPHKHFTFSKIWLFYAYFEIRQKNLTVARKTLGMALGVCPRDKLYRGYIDLEIQLREFDRCRILYEKFLEFGPENCTTWMKFAELETLLGDVDRARAIYELAVSQPRLDMPELLWKSYIDFEISQDEIENARQLFERLLERTLHVKVWIAYAKFELGNSSSEDGVDNVTLARRIFERGNDALRSNGDKESRVLLLEAWRDFENEKGDEENQTKIIAKMPRRIKRRRRIVGEDGNDGWEEIFDFVFPEDESQRPNLKFLASAKAWMKQKISSETVQSGNKQLETDN